One window from the genome of Opisthocomus hoazin isolate bOpiHoa1 chromosome 11, bOpiHoa1.hap1, whole genome shotgun sequence encodes:
- the OGG1 gene encoding N-glycosylase/DNA lyase: MELGDGPASRPSLWRALPCPPAELRLDLVLPSGQAFRWWERSPGAWTGVLAGRVWTLRQDRARLWYAVHGGGPPAEAERVLRDYFQLEVGLAGLYRAWGAADPRFRALARRFPGVRVLRQDPVECLLSFICTSNNHISRITAMIERLCQAFGRRLCHLDGRPIHAFPSLASLTGADAEARLRALGFGYRAKFISGTARAIAEGLGVEGLHRLRDAPYAEARRVLCALPGVGTKVADCVCLMALDKAEAVPVDTHIWRIARQRYGVALGGRSLTPRAHQEIGDFFRGLWGPRAGWAQAVLFCADLRRGRGPAGSRERARKGRGRDSRGDGIP, from the exons atggagCTCGGCGAcggccccgcctcccgcccgtCGCTGTGGCGGGCGCTGCCGTGCCCGCCCGCCGAGCTGCGCCTGGACCTGGTGCTGCCCTCGGGGCAGGCGTTCCG GTGGTGGGAGCGCAGCCCCGGCGCCTGGACCGGCGTGCTGGCGGGGCGCGTCTGGACGCTGCGGCAGGACCGGGCGCGGCTGTGGTACGCGGTGCACGGCGGCGGGCCGCCCGCCGAGGCCGAGCGGGTGCTGCGGGACTACTTCCAGCTGGAGGTGGGGCTGGCGGGCCTGTACCGCGCCTGGGGGGCCGCCGACCCCCGCTTCCGCGCGCTGGCCCGCCGCTTCCCAG GGGTGCGGGTGCTGCGGCAGGACCCCGTCGAGTGCCTCCTCTCCTTCATCTGCACCTCCAACAACCACATCTCCCGCATCACTGCCATGATCGAGCGCCTGTGCCAGGCCTTCGGCCGCCGCCTCTGCCACCTTGACGGCCGCCCCATCCACGCCTTCCCCTCCCTCGCCTCGCTCACAG GTGCTGACGCCGAGGCCCGGCTGCGGGCACTGGGCTTCGGGTACCGGGCCAAGTTCATCAGCGGGACTGCGCGGGCCATCGCCGAGGGGCTCGGCGTCGAGGGGCTGCACCGGCTGCGTGACGCGCCCTACGCCGAGGCCCGGCGGGTGCTGTGCGCCCTGCCCGGTGTGGGCACCAAG GTCGCCGACTGCGTCTGCCTGATGGCCCTGGACAAGGCGGAGGCGGTGCCGGTGGACACCCACATCTGGCGCATCGCGCGGCAGCGGTACGGCGTGGCGCTGGGCGGCAGGAGCCTGACCCCTCGCGCCCACCAGGAGATCG GCGACTTCTTCCGCGGGCTGTGGGGCCCCCGTGCCGGCTGGGCGCAGGCA GTCCTCTTCTGCGCTGACCTCCgcaggggccgggggccggccggCAGCCGGGAACGGGCCAGGAAGGGCCGAGGCCGGGACAGCCGCGGGGACGGGATCCCCTAG
- the CAMK1 gene encoding calcium/calmodulin-dependent protein kinase type 1 isoform X2 → MPLGPSWKKRTEDIGRIYDFREVLGTGAFSEVVLAEEKATRKLVAIKCIAKKALEGKETGIENEIAALRKIKHPNIVALDDIYESGTHLYLIMQLVSGGELFDRIVEKGFYTERDASALIRQILDAVKYLHDMGIVHRDLKPENLLYYSLDEDSKIMISDFGLSKIEGCGSVMSTACGTPGYVAPEVLAQKPYSKAVDCWSIGVIAYILLCGYPPFYDENDAKLFEQILRAEYEFDSPYWDDISDSAKDFIQHLMEKDPGKRFTCEQALQHPWIAGDTALDKNIHQSVSEQIKKNFAKSKWKPSTPRRW, encoded by the exons ATGCCGCTGGGGCCCAGCTGGAAGAAGAGGACCGAGGACATCGGGCGCATCTACGACTTCCGCGAGGTCCTGGGCAC CGGGGCCTTCTCCGAGGTGGTCCTGGCGGAGGAGAAGGCGACGCGGAAGCTGGTGGCCATCAAGTGCATCGCCAAGAAGGcgctggaggggaaggagaccgGCATCGAGAACGAGATCGCCGCCCTCCGCAA GATCAAGCACCCCAACATCGTGGCCTTGGATGACATCTACGAGAGCGGCACCCACCTCTACCTCATCATGCAGCT GGTCTCGGGGGGGGAGCTCTTCGACCGCATCGTGGAGAAGGGCTTCTACACCGAGCGCGACGCCAGCGCCCTGATCCGGCAGATCCTCGACGCTGTCAAGTACCTGCACGACATGGGCATCGTCCACCGCGACCTGAAG cccgagAACCTGCTCTATTACAGCCTGGACGAGGACTCCAAGATCATGATCAGCGACTTCGGGCTGTCGAAGATCGAGGGCTGCGGCAGCGTCATGTCCACAGCCTGCGGCACCCCCGGCTACGTGG cccccgaGGTGCTGGCACAGAAGCCCTACAGCAAGGCGGTGGATTGCTGGTCCATCGGGGTCATCGCCTACATCCT gctctgtggctacCCCCCTTTCTACGACGAGAACGACGCCAAGCTCTTCGAGCAGATCCTGCGGGCCGAGTACGAGTTCGACTCGCCCTACTGGGACGACATCTCGGACTCAG CCAAGGACTTCATCCAGCACCTGATGGAGAAGGACCCCGGCAAGCGCTTCACCTGCGAGCAAGCCCTGCAGCATCCCtg GATCGCCGGGGACACGGCCCTGGACAAGAACATCCACCAGTCGGTGAGCGAACAGATCAAGAAGAACTTCGCAAAGAGCAAGTGGAAG CCTTCAACGCCACGGCGGTGGTGA
- the TADA3 gene encoding transcriptional adapter 3 isoform X1 → MSELKDCPLQFHDFKSVDHVKVCPRYTAVLARSEDDGIGIEELDTLQLELETLLSSASRRLRVLEAETQILTDWQDKKGDRRLLKLSKDHDVGASVKHGKPKKQKLEGKGGHGAGPGPGRPKSKNLQPKIQEYEFQDDPIDVPRIPKNDAPNRFWASVEPYCADLTNEEVRVLEELLKPPEDEAEHYKIPPLGKHYSQRWAQEDLLEEQKDGARAAAAADKKKGVLGPLTELDTKGTSVPPAPSAAEPRPLTPCPQGGGCPAPLLTPARLRLSLPHSRFVPDVDALLKKSEAQHEQPEDGCPFGPLTQRLLQALVEENIISPVEDSPIPEITGKDSGADGAGTSPRSQNKPFSVPHTKSLEGRIKEELVAQGLLESEDRPAEDSEDEVLAELRKRQAELKALSAHNRAKKHELLRLAKEELHRQELRQRVRMADNEVMDAFRKIMAARQKKRTPTKKEKDQAWKTLKERESILKLLDG, encoded by the exons ATGAGCGAGCTGAAGGACTGCCCGCTGCAGTTCCACGACTTCAAGTCGGTGGACCACGTGAAGGTGTGCCCCCGCTACACAGCCGTGCTGGCCCGCTCGGAGGACGACGGCATCGGCATCGAGGAGCTGGACacgctgcagctggagctggagacgCTGCTCTCCTCTGCCAGCCGCCGCCTCCGCGTCCTGGAGGCCGAGACACAG ATCCTGACGGACTGGCAGGACAAGAAAGGCGACCGGAGGTTACTGAAGCTGAGCAAGGACCACGATGTGGGCGCCTCGGTCAAGCACGGGAAGCCCAAGAAGCAGAAGCTGGAGGGCAAAGGGGGCCACGGGGCTGGGCCTGGCCCCGGCCGGCCCAAGTCCAAGAACCTGCAGCCCAAGATCCAGGAGTACGAGTTCCAGGATGACCCCATTGACGTGCCCCGCATTCCCAAAAACGATGCTCCAAACag GTTCTGGGCGTCGGTGGAGCCGTACTGTGCCGATCTGACCAACGAGGAGGTCAGAGTCCTGGAGGAGCTGCTCAAGCCGCCggaggatgaggctgagcattaCAAG ATCCCGCCGCTGGGGAAGCATTACTCCCAGCGCTGGGCGCAggaggacctgctggaggagcagaaggacGGAGCccgggcggcggctgctgctgacAAGAAGAAAGGAGTCCTGGGGCCGCTGACCGAGCTGGACACCAAAGGTACCTCCGTCCCACCTGCACCCAGCGCGGCCGAGCCCCGTCCCCTCACCCCATGCCCCCAGGGTgggggctgccctgccccgctgctCACCCCTGCGCGTCTGCGGCTTTCTCTTCCCCACTCCCGCTTCGTCCCAGACGTCGATGCCCTGCTGAAGAAGTCGGAGGCCCAGCACGAGCAGCCGGAGGATGGGTGTCCCTTCGGGCCCCTGACGCAGCGTCTCCTGCAGGCCCTCGTGGAG GAGAACATCATCTCCCCCGTCGAGGACTCCCCCATCCCTGAGATTACCGGCAAGGACTCGGGAGCCGACGGCGCCGGCACCTCTCCCCGCAGCCAGAACAAGCCCTTCAG CGTCCCCCACACCAAGTCGCTGGAGGGACGGAtcaaggaggagctggtggcccaGGGGCTGCTGGAGTCGGAGGACCGGCCGGCCGAGGACTCGGAGGACGAGGTGCTGGCCGAGCTGCGCAAGAGGCAGGCCGAGCTGAAGGCCCTCAGCGCCCACAACCGCGCCAAGAAGCACGAGCTGCTGCG gctggccAAGGAGGAGCTGCACCGGCAGGAGCTGCGGCAGCGCGTCCGCATGGCCGACAACGAGGTGATGGACGCCTTCCGCAAGatcatggccgcccggcagaagAAGCGCACACCCACCAAGAAGGAGAAGGACCAGGCCTGGAAGACCCTGAAGGAGCGGGAGAGCATCCTCAAGCTGCTGGACGGGTAG
- the CAMK1 gene encoding calcium/calmodulin-dependent protein kinase type 1 isoform X3, translating to MPLGPSWKKRTEDIGRIYDFREVLGTGAFSEVVLAEEKATRKLVAIKCIAKKALEGKETGIENEIAALRKIKHPNIVALDDIYESGTHLYLIMQLVSGGELFDRIVEKGFYTERDASALIRQILDAVKYLHDMGIVHRDLKPENLLYYSLDEDSKIMISDFGLSKIEGCGSVMSTACGTPGYVAPEVLAQKPYSKAVDCWSIGVIAYILLCGYPPFYDENDAKLFEQILRAEYEFDSPYWDDISDSAKDFIQHLMEKDPGKRFTCEQALQHPWIAGDTALDKNIHQSVSEQIKKNFAKSKWKQAFNATAVVRHMRKLQLGTSQEGPGQTTPTSPGERLGGGTSNGSDCGRPLTSRAQHLLPD from the exons ATGCCGCTGGGGCCCAGCTGGAAGAAGAGGACCGAGGACATCGGGCGCATCTACGACTTCCGCGAGGTCCTGGGCAC CGGGGCCTTCTCCGAGGTGGTCCTGGCGGAGGAGAAGGCGACGCGGAAGCTGGTGGCCATCAAGTGCATCGCCAAGAAGGcgctggaggggaaggagaccgGCATCGAGAACGAGATCGCCGCCCTCCGCAA GATCAAGCACCCCAACATCGTGGCCTTGGATGACATCTACGAGAGCGGCACCCACCTCTACCTCATCATGCAGCT GGTCTCGGGGGGGGAGCTCTTCGACCGCATCGTGGAGAAGGGCTTCTACACCGAGCGCGACGCCAGCGCCCTGATCCGGCAGATCCTCGACGCTGTCAAGTACCTGCACGACATGGGCATCGTCCACCGCGACCTGAAG cccgagAACCTGCTCTATTACAGCCTGGACGAGGACTCCAAGATCATGATCAGCGACTTCGGGCTGTCGAAGATCGAGGGCTGCGGCAGCGTCATGTCCACAGCCTGCGGCACCCCCGGCTACGTGG cccccgaGGTGCTGGCACAGAAGCCCTACAGCAAGGCGGTGGATTGCTGGTCCATCGGGGTCATCGCCTACATCCT gctctgtggctacCCCCCTTTCTACGACGAGAACGACGCCAAGCTCTTCGAGCAGATCCTGCGGGCCGAGTACGAGTTCGACTCGCCCTACTGGGACGACATCTCGGACTCAG CCAAGGACTTCATCCAGCACCTGATGGAGAAGGACCCCGGCAAGCGCTTCACCTGCGAGCAAGCCCTGCAGCATCCCtg GATCGCCGGGGACACGGCCCTGGACAAGAACATCCACCAGTCGGTGAGCGAACAGATCAAGAAGAACTTCGCAAAGAGCAAGTGGAAG CAAGCCTTCAACGCCACGGCGGTGGTGAGACACATGCGGAAGCTGCAGCTGGGAACCAGCCAGGAGGGCCCAGGGCAGACGACTCCCACCAGCCCCGGAgagcggctgggggggggcaccagCAATG GGTCGGACTGCGGGCGCCCGCTGacgagcagagctcagcacctcctgccAGACTGA
- the ARPC4 gene encoding actin-related protein 2/3 complex subunit 4: MTATLRPYLNAVRATLQAALCLENFSSQVVERHNKPEVEVRSSKELLLQPVIISRNEKEKVLIEGSINSVRVSIAVKQADEIEKILCHKFMRFMMMRAENFFILRRKPVEGYDISFLITNFHTEQMYKHKLVDFVIHFMEEIDKEISEMKLSVNARARIVAEEFLKNF; the protein is encoded by the exons ATG ACCGCCACGCTGCGCCCGTACCTGAACGCGGTGCGCGCCACGCTGCAGGCCGCGCTGTGCCTGGAGAACTTCTCCTCGCAGGTGGTGGAGCGGCACAACAAGCCCGAGGTGGAAGTCAG GAGCAGCAAGGAGCTGCTGTTGCAGCCGGTGATCATCAGCAGGAACGAGAAGGAGAAGGTCCTCATCGAGGGCTCCATTAACTCAGTGCGCGTCAGCATCGCGGTGAAGCAG GCCGATGAGATCGAGAAGATCCTGTGCCACAAATTCATGCGCTTCATGATGATGAGGGCTGAGAACTTCTTCATCCTGCGCAGGAAGCCCGTGGAG GGCTACGACATCAGCTTCTTGATCACGAACTTCCACACAGAGCAGATGTACAAGCACAAGCTGGTGGACTTTGTCATCCACTTCATGGAGGAGATCGACAAGGAGATCAGCGAGATGAAGCTCTCTGTCAACGCCAGGGCCCGCATCGTGGCGGAGGAATTCCTCAAGAAC TTCTAG
- the TADA3 gene encoding transcriptional adapter 3 isoform X4, with product MSELKDCPLQFHDFKSVDHVKVCPRYTAVLARSEDDGIGIEELDTLQLELETLLSSASRRLRVLEAETQILTDWQDKKGDRRLLKLSKDHDVGASVKHGKPKKQKLEGKGGHGAGPGPGRPKSKNLQPKIQEYEFQDDPIDVPRIPKNDAPNRFWASVEPYCADLTNEEVRVLEELLKPPEDEAEHYKIPPLGKHYSQRWAQEDLLEEQKDGARAAAAADKKKGVLGPLTELDTKDVDALLKKSEAQHEQPEDGCPFGPLTQRLLQALVEENIISPVEDSPIPEITGKDSGADGAGTSPRSQNKPFSVPHTKSLEGRIKEELVAQGLLESEDRPAEDSEDEVLAELRKRQAELKALSAHNRAKKHELLRLAKEELHRQELRQRVRMADNEVMDAFRKIMAARQKKRTPTKKEKDQAWKTLKERESILKLLDG from the exons ATGAGCGAGCTGAAGGACTGCCCGCTGCAGTTCCACGACTTCAAGTCGGTGGACCACGTGAAGGTGTGCCCCCGCTACACAGCCGTGCTGGCCCGCTCGGAGGACGACGGCATCGGCATCGAGGAGCTGGACacgctgcagctggagctggagacgCTGCTCTCCTCTGCCAGCCGCCGCCTCCGCGTCCTGGAGGCCGAGACACAG ATCCTGACGGACTGGCAGGACAAGAAAGGCGACCGGAGGTTACTGAAGCTGAGCAAGGACCACGATGTGGGCGCCTCGGTCAAGCACGGGAAGCCCAAGAAGCAGAAGCTGGAGGGCAAAGGGGGCCACGGGGCTGGGCCTGGCCCCGGCCGGCCCAAGTCCAAGAACCTGCAGCCCAAGATCCAGGAGTACGAGTTCCAGGATGACCCCATTGACGTGCCCCGCATTCCCAAAAACGATGCTCCAAACag GTTCTGGGCGTCGGTGGAGCCGTACTGTGCCGATCTGACCAACGAGGAGGTCAGAGTCCTGGAGGAGCTGCTCAAGCCGCCggaggatgaggctgagcattaCAAG ATCCCGCCGCTGGGGAAGCATTACTCCCAGCGCTGGGCGCAggaggacctgctggaggagcagaaggacGGAGCccgggcggcggctgctgctgacAAGAAGAAAGGAGTCCTGGGGCCGCTGACCGAGCTGGACACCAAAG ACGTCGATGCCCTGCTGAAGAAGTCGGAGGCCCAGCACGAGCAGCCGGAGGATGGGTGTCCCTTCGGGCCCCTGACGCAGCGTCTCCTGCAGGCCCTCGTGGAG GAGAACATCATCTCCCCCGTCGAGGACTCCCCCATCCCTGAGATTACCGGCAAGGACTCGGGAGCCGACGGCGCCGGCACCTCTCCCCGCAGCCAGAACAAGCCCTTCAG CGTCCCCCACACCAAGTCGCTGGAGGGACGGAtcaaggaggagctggtggcccaGGGGCTGCTGGAGTCGGAGGACCGGCCGGCCGAGGACTCGGAGGACGAGGTGCTGGCCGAGCTGCGCAAGAGGCAGGCCGAGCTGAAGGCCCTCAGCGCCCACAACCGCGCCAAGAAGCACGAGCTGCTGCG gctggccAAGGAGGAGCTGCACCGGCAGGAGCTGCGGCAGCGCGTCCGCATGGCCGACAACGAGGTGATGGACGCCTTCCGCAAGatcatggccgcccggcagaagAAGCGCACACCCACCAAGAAGGAGAAGGACCAGGCCTGGAAGACCCTGAAGGAGCGGGAGAGCATCCTCAAGCTGCTGGACGGGTAG
- the CAMK1 gene encoding calcium/calmodulin-dependent protein kinase type 1 isoform X1 has translation MPLGPSWKKRTEDIGRIYDFREVLGTGAFSEVVLAEEKATRKLVAIKCIAKKALEGKETGIENEIAALRKIKHPNIVALDDIYESGTHLYLIMQLVSGGELFDRIVEKGFYTERDASALIRQILDAVKYLHDMGIVHRDLKPENLLYYSLDEDSKIMISDFGLSKIEGCGSVMSTACGTPGYVAPEVLAQKPYSKAVDCWSIGVIAYILLCGYPPFYDENDAKLFEQILRAEYEFDSPYWDDISDSAKDFIQHLMEKDPGKRFTCEQALQHPWIAGDTALDKNIHQSVSEQIKKNFAKSKWKVTDTAGSAASLQRHGGGETHAEAAAGNQPGGPRADDSHQPRRAAGGGHQQWVGLRAPADEQSSAPPARLSTAAGGGAGGGPGSPMGTAHGGSPAVLEPGGTRCGDTLPCLPRLWGAAPRCRALHRGRGSPQEPSPPPSSGLHAGPPPTPPLSPPPHLPQHCPPPQHVQGEFSKWMFLFYCL, from the exons ATGCCGCTGGGGCCCAGCTGGAAGAAGAGGACCGAGGACATCGGGCGCATCTACGACTTCCGCGAGGTCCTGGGCAC CGGGGCCTTCTCCGAGGTGGTCCTGGCGGAGGAGAAGGCGACGCGGAAGCTGGTGGCCATCAAGTGCATCGCCAAGAAGGcgctggaggggaaggagaccgGCATCGAGAACGAGATCGCCGCCCTCCGCAA GATCAAGCACCCCAACATCGTGGCCTTGGATGACATCTACGAGAGCGGCACCCACCTCTACCTCATCATGCAGCT GGTCTCGGGGGGGGAGCTCTTCGACCGCATCGTGGAGAAGGGCTTCTACACCGAGCGCGACGCCAGCGCCCTGATCCGGCAGATCCTCGACGCTGTCAAGTACCTGCACGACATGGGCATCGTCCACCGCGACCTGAAG cccgagAACCTGCTCTATTACAGCCTGGACGAGGACTCCAAGATCATGATCAGCGACTTCGGGCTGTCGAAGATCGAGGGCTGCGGCAGCGTCATGTCCACAGCCTGCGGCACCCCCGGCTACGTGG cccccgaGGTGCTGGCACAGAAGCCCTACAGCAAGGCGGTGGATTGCTGGTCCATCGGGGTCATCGCCTACATCCT gctctgtggctacCCCCCTTTCTACGACGAGAACGACGCCAAGCTCTTCGAGCAGATCCTGCGGGCCGAGTACGAGTTCGACTCGCCCTACTGGGACGACATCTCGGACTCAG CCAAGGACTTCATCCAGCACCTGATGGAGAAGGACCCCGGCAAGCGCTTCACCTGCGAGCAAGCCCTGCAGCATCCCtg GATCGCCGGGGACACGGCCCTGGACAAGAACATCCACCAGTCGGTGAGCGAACAGATCAAGAAGAACTTCGCAAAGAGCAAGTGGAAG GTGACAGACACTGCGGGGTCGGCAGCAAGCCTTCAACGCCACGGCGGTGGTGAGACACATGCGGAAGCTGCAGCTGGGAACCAGCCAGGAGGGCCCAGGGCAGACGACTCCCACCAGCCCCGGAgagcggctgggggggggcaccagCAATG GGTCGGACTGCGGGCGCCCGCTGacgagcagagctcagcacctcctgccAGACTGAGcacggccgcgggcgggggggccggggggggtcccggctctcCCATGGGCACAGCACACGGTGGGAGCCCTGCAGTGCTGGAGCCGGGGGGGACACGATGCGGGGACACTTTGCCCTGCTTGCCCCGGCTGTGGGGGGCTGCCCCTCGCTGCAGAGCTCTGCATCGGGGTAGGGGCAGCCCCCAGGagccgtcccccccccccagctcgggGCTGCATGCAGGGCCCCCTCCCAcaccccctctgtccccccccccacacctgccccagcactgcccccccccccagcatgttCAAGGAGAATTTTCCAAATGGATGTTTCTATTTTATTGCTTGTAA
- the TADA3 gene encoding transcriptional adapter 3 isoform X3 has protein sequence MSELKDCPLQFHDFKSVDHVKVCPRYTAVLARSEDDGIGIEELDTLQLELETLLSSASRRLRVLEAETQILTDWQDKKGDRRLLKLSKDHDVGASVKHGKPKKQKLEGKGGHGAGPGPGRPKSKNLQPKIQEYEFQDDPIDVPRIPKNDAPNRFWASVEPYCADLTNEEVRVLEELLKPPEDEAEHYKIPPLGKHYSQRWAQEDLLEEQKDGARAAAAADKKKGVLGPLTELDTKDVDALLKKSEAQHEQPEDGCPFGPLTQRLLQALVEENIISPVEDSPIPEITGKDSGADGAGTSPRSQNKPFSRSPRRQRPPHQVAGGTDQGGAGGPGAAGVGGPAGRGLGGRGAGRAAQEAGRAEGPQRPQPRQEARAAAAGQGGAAPAGAAAARPHGRQRGDGRLPQDHGRPAEEAHTHQEGEGPGLEDPEGAGEHPQAAGRVAGG, from the exons ATGAGCGAGCTGAAGGACTGCCCGCTGCAGTTCCACGACTTCAAGTCGGTGGACCACGTGAAGGTGTGCCCCCGCTACACAGCCGTGCTGGCCCGCTCGGAGGACGACGGCATCGGCATCGAGGAGCTGGACacgctgcagctggagctggagacgCTGCTCTCCTCTGCCAGCCGCCGCCTCCGCGTCCTGGAGGCCGAGACACAG ATCCTGACGGACTGGCAGGACAAGAAAGGCGACCGGAGGTTACTGAAGCTGAGCAAGGACCACGATGTGGGCGCCTCGGTCAAGCACGGGAAGCCCAAGAAGCAGAAGCTGGAGGGCAAAGGGGGCCACGGGGCTGGGCCTGGCCCCGGCCGGCCCAAGTCCAAGAACCTGCAGCCCAAGATCCAGGAGTACGAGTTCCAGGATGACCCCATTGACGTGCCCCGCATTCCCAAAAACGATGCTCCAAACag GTTCTGGGCGTCGGTGGAGCCGTACTGTGCCGATCTGACCAACGAGGAGGTCAGAGTCCTGGAGGAGCTGCTCAAGCCGCCggaggatgaggctgagcattaCAAG ATCCCGCCGCTGGGGAAGCATTACTCCCAGCGCTGGGCGCAggaggacctgctggaggagcagaaggacGGAGCccgggcggcggctgctgctgacAAGAAGAAAGGAGTCCTGGGGCCGCTGACCGAGCTGGACACCAAAG ACGTCGATGCCCTGCTGAAGAAGTCGGAGGCCCAGCACGAGCAGCCGGAGGATGGGTGTCCCTTCGGGCCCCTGACGCAGCGTCTCCTGCAGGCCCTCGTGGAG GAGAACATCATCTCCCCCGTCGAGGACTCCCCCATCCCTGAGATTACCGGCAAGGACTCGGGAGCCGACGGCGCCGGCACCTCTCCCCGCAGCCAGAACAAGCCCTTCAG CCGCTCTCCGCGCCGGCAGCGTCCCCCACACCAAGTCGCTGGAGGGACGGAtcaaggaggagctggtggcccaGGGGCTGCTGGAGTCGGAGGACCGGCCGGCCGAGGACTCGGAGGACGAGGTGCTGGCCGAGCTGCGCAAGAGGCAGGCCGAGCTGAAGGCCCTCAGCGCCCACAACCGCGCCAAGAAGCACGAGCTGCTGCG gctggccAAGGAGGAGCTGCACCGGCAGGAGCTGCGGCAGCGCGTCCGCATGGCCGACAACGAGGTGATGGACGCCTTCCGCAAGatcatggccgcccggcagaagAAGCGCACACCCACCAAGAAGGAGAAGGACCAGGCCTGGAAGACCCTGAAGGAGCGGGAGAGCATCCTCAAGCTGCTGGACGGGTAGCGGGGGGCTGa
- the TADA3 gene encoding transcriptional adapter 3 isoform X2: MSELKDCPLQFHDFKSVDHVKVCPRYTAVLARSEDDGIGIEELDTLQLELETLLSSASRRLRVLEAETQILTDWQDKKGDRRLLKLSKDHDVGASVKHGKPKKQKLEGKGGHGAGPGPGRPKSKNLQPKIQEYEFQDDPIDVPRIPKNDAPNRFWASVEPYCADLTNEEVRVLEELLKPPEDEAEHYKIPPLGKHYSQRWAQEDLLEEQKDGARAAAAADKKKGVLGPLTELDTKDVDALLKKSEAQHEQPEDGCPFGPLTQRLLQALVEENIISPVEDSPIPEITGKDSGADGAGTSPRSQNKPFSSRSPRRQRPPHQVAGGTDQGGAGGPGAAGVGGPAGRGLGGRGAGRAAQEAGRAEGPQRPQPRQEARAAAAGQGGAAPAGAAAARPHGRQRGDGRLPQDHGRPAEEAHTHQEGEGPGLEDPEGAGEHPQAAGRVAGG; this comes from the exons ATGAGCGAGCTGAAGGACTGCCCGCTGCAGTTCCACGACTTCAAGTCGGTGGACCACGTGAAGGTGTGCCCCCGCTACACAGCCGTGCTGGCCCGCTCGGAGGACGACGGCATCGGCATCGAGGAGCTGGACacgctgcagctggagctggagacgCTGCTCTCCTCTGCCAGCCGCCGCCTCCGCGTCCTGGAGGCCGAGACACAG ATCCTGACGGACTGGCAGGACAAGAAAGGCGACCGGAGGTTACTGAAGCTGAGCAAGGACCACGATGTGGGCGCCTCGGTCAAGCACGGGAAGCCCAAGAAGCAGAAGCTGGAGGGCAAAGGGGGCCACGGGGCTGGGCCTGGCCCCGGCCGGCCCAAGTCCAAGAACCTGCAGCCCAAGATCCAGGAGTACGAGTTCCAGGATGACCCCATTGACGTGCCCCGCATTCCCAAAAACGATGCTCCAAACag GTTCTGGGCGTCGGTGGAGCCGTACTGTGCCGATCTGACCAACGAGGAGGTCAGAGTCCTGGAGGAGCTGCTCAAGCCGCCggaggatgaggctgagcattaCAAG ATCCCGCCGCTGGGGAAGCATTACTCCCAGCGCTGGGCGCAggaggacctgctggaggagcagaaggacGGAGCccgggcggcggctgctgctgacAAGAAGAAAGGAGTCCTGGGGCCGCTGACCGAGCTGGACACCAAAG ACGTCGATGCCCTGCTGAAGAAGTCGGAGGCCCAGCACGAGCAGCCGGAGGATGGGTGTCCCTTCGGGCCCCTGACGCAGCGTCTCCTGCAGGCCCTCGTGGAG GAGAACATCATCTCCCCCGTCGAGGACTCCCCCATCCCTGAGATTACCGGCAAGGACTCGGGAGCCGACGGCGCCGGCACCTCTCCCCGCAGCCAGAACAAGCCCTTCAG CAGCCGCTCTCCGCGCCGGCAGCGTCCCCCACACCAAGTCGCTGGAGGGACGGAtcaaggaggagctggtggcccaGGGGCTGCTGGAGTCGGAGGACCGGCCGGCCGAGGACTCGGAGGACGAGGTGCTGGCCGAGCTGCGCAAGAGGCAGGCCGAGCTGAAGGCCCTCAGCGCCCACAACCGCGCCAAGAAGCACGAGCTGCTGCG gctggccAAGGAGGAGCTGCACCGGCAGGAGCTGCGGCAGCGCGTCCGCATGGCCGACAACGAGGTGATGGACGCCTTCCGCAAGatcatggccgcccggcagaagAAGCGCACACCCACCAAGAAGGAGAAGGACCAGGCCTGGAAGACCCTGAAGGAGCGGGAGAGCATCCTCAAGCTGCTGGACGGGTAGCGGGGGGCTGa